The region AGGCCGTCTGGGAGACCATGCGGGCGCAGCGCTATGGCCGCATCGTGATGACCACATCCTCGTCCGGCCTGTACGGCAACTTCGGTCAGGCCAACTACGGCGCGGCAAAGATGGCGCTGGTGGGCTTGATGCAGACGCTGGCCCTGGAAGGCGAGCGTTACGGCATCCGGGTCAACTGCCTGGCGCCGACCGCGGCCACGGCCATGACGCAGGGTGTGCTGACGGAGGCGGCATTGGCGCACCTGGCGCCCGCGGCGGTCAGCCCGGCGCTGGTTGCCCTGGTGGGAGAGGATGCACCGACTCGCCGGATCCTGCTTGCAGGCGGCGGCAGCGTGGAAAGCGCGAACATCACCATGACCCCGGGCATCTACCTGGGCGAAACGACCGACGCCGCGACGGCGGTACGGGCCCGCCTGCCGGAAATCCTGGATCGCGCGGGTGAATGCGTCCCGGATACCGGTTTCGAGCAATGCCAGTTCGAGCTGGGCAAGGCTGGCGTGGAAATGATGCTGCCGGGCAACGTTTGAA is a window of Bordetella sp. N DNA encoding:
- a CDS encoding SDR family NAD(P)-dependent oxidoreductase, whose translation is MSKYLQDRVAIVTGAGSGLGRAHALELARQGARVVVNDIGGAHVGSAGRAVADEIVANGGSAMALPGDVTDYEAMQDMVAQVIEAWGRVDILVNNAGILRDKSFAKMSLDDFRLVLDVHLMGSVHCTKAVWETMRAQRYGRIVMTTSSSGLYGNFGQANYGAAKMALVGLMQTLALEGERYGIRVNCLAPTAATAMTQGVLTEAALAHLAPAAVSPALVALVGEDAPTRRILLAGGGSVESANITMTPGIYLGETTDAATAVRARLPEILDRAGECVPDTGFEQCQFELGKAGVEMMLPGNV